Part of the Sorghum bicolor cultivar BTx623 chromosome 1, Sorghum_bicolor_NCBIv3, whole genome shotgun sequence genome, atctccatgaaactcatgtggctcggttacctagtttatagtcttggtaactgtgctatgaaactatgcattgagactgaccttataGCACGTCTCGTGAGGTTAGAATTAACGTAGAGACTCGTTTTGACCTCCATTATTAAATACTAaaggcctgtttagatttgaaattttttggccaAAGTGGTAAAAATTTTTGTGGTCAGAACAcgcgaaaaattttaggtgtctAGTTTGGTAAAAAAATTTCTGACACAACTTGGGCTGCATGCATTTGCAGTTGTCATTGGTAAGCTTCTGTGGAAGTGCGTGCACAGTTGCagctccaaaattttttggccccGTTTAGTTTCGAGGCCCCAATTTCACAAAATTTTTTCTCTTTGAGAAAAaaattcaaatctaaacaggccctaagatgGCATCCgtgcttttattttttttgtttgcaaCATAGTAAATAGGATTCTAGGGATACTAATCACTGTACCCAGTGCAGTGCATGATGACATCAGCTCTGATTGAGCTGCCATCTCGGAACACCACACTTCCATCCTCCCGTGCGTGGTCAACCTGCAGAGCATTAGTTTTCCAACAATGCATGGTAGTATAGGATATAGCTTCTCGTTAGATATATAAGCTACCCAGTCTATTACGTACAAACTACTATATATATAAGATATTTCAGgtagaaaaaaacaaaacatttTATAATTTGAAAGAGGGAGTGATTCGCCAGGATATATAAAATGAAGCTGGATTACCATGGAATGAAGCCACAGATTATCGTAGCCAGGCTGCTTCTCACATGTGGGAGGTGGTGCTGATCTATCGGCGACATGGACCTCTTTCGCTACGCATGCGATGTCTCTTGAAATGTCAAATGCACTTGCCGAGGCTCCGACTATGATCACTACCTTTCATTTCATTGCAGCACATAGTCTTCGTGTTAACCATATATATGTGAATGCATAACGGCAGCATATATACGTCATCACCGAGAGGAGAAGCACACACTTGGTCGAGAAATGGCTCCGGCACACGGTAACTGTAGCTATGCATCTGCTTACCTGGCCAAGCATCTACTCCTGCCGAAGTTCCAAAGTGTAAGAACGAACTGATTACATACCCAATAAGTAGAAACTGGACAAACGGTGAACTTGTTACAATTTAATTAGTGTGTGTTTAGATTcaaaatctttttattttaaaatactATAGAActatcatttgtatttgacaaacaatGTCGTGGActaaattagacttaaaagatttgtttcgtgatttacagttaaattgTACAGTTAGTTATTTCTTATCCATATctaatgttctatgtatgtgccgtaatattcgatgtgatgaaaaattttttaaattacttttggaattttgaagGCATCAGGCCCTTAATATCTCTGTCGCTTTTCATGGATGATCCAAACACACTGTAGCGTTAGGAGGAGTGTGAAAAGAGCGGTCTATAAAAGTCTAAACGCGCGTCCTGCAATACTGTAGCGTTTTATGCATCTTGTGAACGAGCTATCTATTATCTCGGCGCGCGAGCTGCGGACGTCGTTAAAGGATGGTGGATGATGGAGTCGTCGAGGCCAGGGCCGGCCTTCCTCAGCTGTGCTTTATTTGCCGACTCGTTTCCGGGCAGCAGATCACCGGCCGGTCCACGAAGGTGGCCGGCAACGGAGACCATGCACGGGGCCGGCCGGCGTAGTCGGCTTGGAAGCACTGCTAGCTGTGCTCCGGCCGTGTGATCGAACTGTTAAGCATTGTGGCGATATATATATTACCGAGAATATCGGCGATGCGTGGCGCCGTGTAGTGGCCATTGCAAACCACGACGGCGTCGTAGAACTCCTCCTGGTCGTCTTCGCCGGCGCCGCTCCCCTTCTCTCCAAGCTTCCTAGACGTCACCGCCCACCTCCCGTCGTCGCTCCCCCTCCGCACCCTGACCACCTCCGTCTCGAAGCGGACGAGGCGGAGCAGATCGAACCGCCGCGCGAACGCCTCCAGGTACCGGAGGACCTCCTCGTGTCCGGGGAACCTGCGGGGGTCCTGACAGCGACAGCCCGCGGCGGCGAAGGGGAAGTCGAGGAACCCCATGGCCTCGCGTGGCACGTTGGTGCGGAGCGATGCGTAGAGGCTGCTGGAGCCGCTGTTCTTATGAGTCGCCGCGGCGCCGAGCGGGGCGGGGGGCGTGTAGAGCCAGGTACCtccaacggcggcggcgcgctcgAAGACGACGGGCGTGTGGCCCTCGCGGCGTAGCTCGCGGGAGGCCGCCAGGCCCGCCGCGCCCGCCCCGACGACGGCGAATCGGAGGGGAGCCGTCGACGGCATGGGGAGCAGCAGTGGAGTGGGCATTGTTGGGAATTGGAACGACGCGAGTGGCGGGTGCGGTGGTCTGAGCCTTTGAGCTGAGGGTGGTCCGGCCGGCATAGGGGTTGGTGTTGGACTGTTGGTGATGAAGTAGGCTTTACACATAGGGTTGTCGTGTGTCGCCTGCTCGAGTGTTTATTATCGGGACCCCAGTCATATCCTGGGCATGCGAGACGCCGAACGCCGATGGCACCGAGGTCTAGCGCCGCAACCGGCGCCTAGTTTAGAGGAGGTCAGGGAGCTGATCCGCGCGTCATGCGCGGGGGCCGGGGAGGACGGGCTCCGGCcggacgtcgtcgtcgtctcctaCAACGCGCTGATGCCCGGCGTTGGCGTGGCACAACACAATCATCACAAAATATATATAGTGGACGAGACCATGGAAGGTGCAGGGCAGCCTGAAGGCCATGCAGGAAGCGGACGTGGTGCTAGCCTGGGACTACGTGGTGGCTAAAGGTGTCATCACTCTCCCACTTATTGAATTCGCTTTAAACAATGTGTAAACACATATCTCAATGCGAACTCTCACACTCATTGGATTGACTTTAAAAATATGTGTAAACACATATCTGAATGCAAAACTACTTTAAAATATGTGTTTTtacacttctcaaagcgaatctAGTGGATGAGAAAGTGAGAGCATGTGCCCTTAAGGTTCAAAAAATTTGCCTGCTGCGTGGTAGGCACGCAGGATGGTGGTTGGAGGCGGAAGACGTGTTCTACACTTCTACGCCATAGTGGAGTACTCGAAGTTGGCCGACATCAGAACAATGCATGGCATCAAGGACGCTGGCAAGGCGCGCATGGTGAGGCCGGTTCGGGTTAGTGGTCGGCCATAAGCAGCGGGCTCTTATTGTTGGTGGTCTGCCTACACAGTTCCATGAGTGAAGGGTGGTCCGGCCGGCATAGGGGTTGGTGTTGATGATGAAGTAGGCTTACACATAGGGTTGTCGCGTGTCGCCTGCTCGAGTGTTTATTATCGGGACCCCAGTCGGATCCTGGGCATGCGAGACGCCAAACGCCGATGGCACCAAGGTCTAGCGCCGCAACCGACGCCTAGCTTGGAGGAGGTCAGGGAGCTGATCCGCGCGTCATGCGCGGGGGCCGGGGGGGCTCTGGTCGGACGTCGTCGTCTCCTACAACGCGCTGATGCCCGACGTTGGCGTGGCACAACACAATCATCACAAAATATATATAGTGGACGAGACCATGGAAGGTGCAGGGCAGCCTGGAGGCCATGCAGCAAGCGGACGTGGTGCCAGCCTGGGACTGCGTGGTGGCTAAAGGTGTCATCACTCTCCCACTTATTGGATTCGCTTTAAAAAATGTGTAAACACATATCTCAATGCGAACTCTCATAGTCATTGGATTGGCTTTAGAAAATGTGTAAACACATATCTCAATGCGAAACTACTTTaaaatatatgttttttttgcacacttctcaaagcgaatccaGTGGATGAGAGAATGAGAGCATGTGCCCTTAAGAGCAAAAAATCTACCTGCTGTGTGGTAGGCACGCAGGATGGTGGTTGGAGGCGGAAGACATGTTCCACACTTCTACGCCATAGTGGAGTACAGGAAGTTGGCCGACATCGGAACAGTGCATGGCATCAAGGACGCTGGCAAGGCGCGCATGGTGAGGCCGGTTCGGGTTAGTGGTCGGCCATAAGCAGCGGACTCTTATTGTTGGTGGTCTGCCTACACAGTTCCATGAGCGAGGCCCACTAATACAGAGCAATACAAAGATGACGGGTGATGTAATCGTCATGTGTTATATGTATAACTGAGATGGATACTCACCCATCTCAATTATAAAAGAATTGAGACAGTTCATAATTTTATCCGTCGCTAGATGCTTCATAACTGAGACGGTGATGTATCCGTCTCACCCATCACAATTATACAAAAACTGAGACTGTTTATAATTTTACTCGTTGTTGGATGCTTCATAATTGCCAAGGTTGTTAGATTAGACAGCTGTCTGTAACCTAAATTATCAGAGACGGATGGTAATAGAGCTCGATTCTTATAACGTATTATCTGCAATGGTTCTTTACCCATCACTGGGATTAGCACATCAAAAATGCAAATTTTCGGACATATGCCTTGGCCATCACTAGTTGCCCTTGACAACCGTATGAAACCAGCTTCCCTGCAGTAGTGGCGGGCCGGGGTGTGGTCTGCCTGCATGTTTCATAAACAGTTTAACAAGGGCTCTTAGTGTAGGTACAATAATATACCATAGCTTCTTCTTTTATAGCTAACATTGAGAAAGAAAGTGAGTGGGTCTCATATAGAATAAAATATTTGTATTTagactaagggcctgtttagattgggaacgaaaattttttgcgtgtcacatcggatatgtcgggaggggtttttagaaactaataaaaaaacaaattacatagctcgtcaggaaactgcaagacaaatttattaagcataattaatctgtcattagcatatgtgggttactgtagcacttaaggctaatcatggagtaactaggcttaaaagattcgtctcgcgattctcaactaaactgtgtaattagtttatttttttatctacatttaatattccatgcatgtgtccaaagattcgattggatggatgaaaaatttttgggtggggaactaaacagggcctaagagaAGAGACTCGATTATTTTTATGCCTTATCTGTTATGCTAATCTATTGCCAAACTTAATTTGGCTTATAACCATGCTTATTGAACTTGCTCTTAGCGTCTGGCTAGGTTGGCCTCCTGCACTGTGCCGATCAGTTTCCATCCTCTCAGGGCACACGTTGCAAGTGGGTCTAAATTTTCTCATATCaccatttgaaaaatatttttaacaCTTAAATTCGTAATTTACAAACTAGGCATCCAACAAAAATCATGATGGCACCATAGTGTTTCTTATgagaaatccttcaaaacatttACCTCATTAAGGTAGAACATTCTCTTTTATAGAGTAGAGGAAATGTTCTAAGTTTTGAAAACAATATTCTACCTTCATAATAAAAATGTTCTATGTTTGAAAGAACAATATTCTAGATTTAGAAGAATAAAAATATTAGATTCATGGaatgatattataatattaGTAAAATAGGGGCAAATAATtacaaataaaataataaagctTAAATAGAAAGATAAGATTAATAAAAGATAGAATAAAACATAAGAGAACACATACATATTACAAAGGAAAAAAGGCATGTAATAGAGGGCAATAAAAAAGACATCACACGAATATTGCTCGAACAATCTAAAATATACCTTGGAGCCAAAATATTACGTGAATAATgaaagataaataaataaataacataaTATGAAACATCAATGTAATATAGAACAAAGCATAAGGGAGAAAAAAGCCATGTTGTAgaggatttttttaaaaaaaaacatcacaTAGATACTATTTAAACAATCTAAAATATACCATATAAGATCTCATAAGTACTAtgtaaataataaaaataatcatGGAACATCTCATTTACACGATGTTATATTAAATTTTCatgtaaaaaaataaactttacCATTCTACATGCAATCCTTGTGCAGCAACAATGTATGAAATATCTAGCATAATTCATTTTATTTATGATGAATATGATGTTATTTTCCCTTGTTTTTTGATGAGATAAAACAAATAGATGTCACGACCACTTAAGCCCTGGAACGAAACCTAAGGGGTATAGATAGGGTTAGTGTGCCGATATTGTGACGAATATATGATATAGCGGGATCTTAGTTTTGCCCATGGCAATCCATGGGCATAAGCATAACTAGTAAGGGGTAATTGTATTTTTTCCTCTAAAATGAACACCACTTGGCGCAAAGGATTACCCCCCATTTTTATTTTCTCCATGAACCTTTTAGGTATGTTGGAAGGATTTTGTTTTCTCAAAATAAACCAAGGCAAGAGTGCACCAGGTtgactagtactccctccatccaaaatAAGTGACGTTTTTTTACTTTCAGAAATTTTATTagaccattcgtcttattcaaaatttttgtataaattataaaataaataaatcattgttGAAGTATATCTAATGATGAAATAAGTCATaaaatagataatatttataCAAAAAATTAAATAAGATGAAAGGTCAAAGAAGATGTCTGAAAGTAAAAAAACATcacttattttgggacagaGGAAGTATTTATTGAAGTCATGCTAGACAATTGGACCCATTCAAGTCCCAAGCACAGGAACAATCGAGACAACAAAAAAGAACCAGATAAGCACCACTATGATAGAGTGTGGTTtacaaaattttagaaaaaaaaatatctcATTTTGAGTTTGTATGGAGAAGGTAGGCCGGATAAAACTTTTAATTATAGATCAGAAGGAGATTCCATGGACTTAAATTTTCGTGGCATCTTTTTTATCATGTATTAAACTAGcaaaaatgcccgtgcgttgcaacggaagaaaaaactatcaaatctatatttatatctctattacctatatatatataatagagatatagatatagatttggCAGAGGAGGCGGGGGGTGACTGGTCAgagctcgacgacgacgaggactcCGTGGAGCTGGTGGtagggcgccgccgcgccgcgtcGCTATCGCTGAATGGGGTCGTTAACGGGACGCTCAAGGTCCGAGACGCGGTGTGGAAGCAGACCACCaggtaaacaaaaaaaattagacaAAAAGGACATATAACAACACTATATGGAGACGGTAAAAAAAAGATCTATCTAGATGACATTCAGTTGTTTTAGCCTCTCTTGTCAACTGAATTTTTTTCATATACTTAAACTATCTTTTAGCTATATTTACACTGACTTATTATTGTATTTATAATGACTTTTTTGGTGTAATTTATTGGACATAGTGGTGTAATTTGAGGATAATACAAATATATACCAAATCTTTCTTTACAAATTATTTCTATGGATTTCAGATACCATAGAAATATATGTCAAAATATTTACAAATTATGCacaaattttagaaaaaaaatcagaCATCAGAGGAAGAGGAGAACTGAGGGCAGAGCTCCATCGCTGGTGTGTGGCAGCACGAGGCCTCTGGTCACCATTACGAGCTGGGATTACATGCTCATATGCACCACGTCGGGCAGCCGCACTTGCGTGCGAACGTCTTTTTTTTTACAAGGAGCCTGCGAAGGTCGAGCTCCTGCAGCTACATCCGTGAACGAGTTGTGCCATCGTCACATTCGCATCCGCGTGCAAGTGTACCCACCCTCGAGGAGGAGCAGGGCGCCCAGTGCCAGACTGCTAGCTATCTCGTTGTCCGCACATGGTTGTGCCGCGGCAGAGTACCGTCGACAGCCGGTCGAGCACGCCTACATGCGTGTTGTCAATCAGCTGAGCGCCGAACCGTGTCCAAATCGGACGGCCGACAATCAGCTCTCAGCGCCCAATCAAGCCCAAAATCGAAAGGCCCAAAAATCGGTTGACCCAAACCATGGAAATAACCGGTCGGTGGCGGACAGAAAAATAgtaggcagactgaaattttcacaattaaGTATTAGGGATAGATTATAAAATTGTGTCAACTATAATCAACCTTTGGTTTTGCCTCTTGTGAGTCCAAAAATTGGTCACTGTTCGATCCTGCTATAGACTTGTATTTTGATTCATTTTTGTCAGCAGGGAAACAATTGGGCTGTAGTCCAAAACTGTGACGTAGGCAGGCTCGGATTGAGGTTTTCTATTAGTAACGGATAATGGGCCTCGGCGGCAAATTCGCATAGGAGGCTGCGAACGAGCTaaggccccccccccccccccccccccccaaaaaaaaaaaaagaaagagcagGCCACACTGAAACTGACGAGGGAAGggagaaataaaagaaaagagggAGCAAGTGCCTTGGAAAATTGTTTTTGTCCCTATAATCCCTTATTTTCAGTACAACTTTCAAATACCAGAATGCGCTATATTACAAAATAGAGGGAGCAAGTGCCTTGGAACCTTTCTAACATACTGATAAATATATATTAACATATGGGTGCGCCTTCAAcatttttcttaaaaaatcATTGGTTAAAACGCATGTCGAACTGCATAACAAGTGACAATATAATGGGAcccaacatgacatgtgggtcaTGCTTACGAGGATAGTATAAGcaattttttaaaagaaaatcaGCGAAAAAAACTATAAAGAACCAACATTTTTCATGAAGGTTATGGTAAAAAAACATTTTCATGAAGTTTTTCACAAACAAGACAGAAGAATAGTTTATGACGATTGTGGTCTCGATGACAAGTACCACATTATCATTAAGCTATGAGACCCCTGCAAAACACTATGAATTGAGTGCAGTGACTATGATTTAGTGATGAATAGTTTTCCTGTCATGAGAAAATCACCGTGGAATGCTATCTTTACTGTGGTGTAACTAGCGCTCCAAGCATGGCTTGCACTACTATAGATTTTCACTCTAGAGACGGCTAGGATACCAACCGTCTTTAGTTTCTTGCCTCTACAAATCAGCGATTTATAGAGACTAGTGCATAGCCGCCTCTGCTATTTTTCTAGAGGCGGCTGGTAACAACAATCGTCtctataaatctatttttagagATGGCTAAGTTCTCGAGCCATGTCTATATTAGATTTGTAGAATCATCTCTATAAAAATCCTAAGAAGAAACAAGGGGCCTACTATTTATACATAGATAATTGAGTCGCCTACTCGCCTCTacaaataatattcagagactgTTCCAAGCATGACCACCTTTACAATTTTTTCGGCTTCCCATGCTAGGAAGCATCAATGGTGGTGGTGGGCCGAGGCCCGTGGCCCGTGGGCGTGTTTGCTTTAACCCGCAAGATTGCCTGGCTCACCGTGCGTCCTCTCTCGCTTTCGGCGTCCGATTTCGGTCGGgcatcatgcatgcatcaaCCTGCCAGCTGGGACTGGGAGGACATAGAATGCCGTAGCTGCAACTTCCACTGGCCCAtacatgggccttgtttagttcccaaaaaattttataaaatttttcagatttctcgtcacatcgaatctttagacgcgtgtatgtattattaaatatagacgaaaataaaaactaattgcatagtttggtcgaaattgacgagacgaatcttttgagcctagttagtgcataattggacaatatttgtcaaatacaaacaaaatgctacagtgtctgttttgcaaaattttttgaaactaaacaagctcaATGTACATGTACTCACAGTCTCACACGTTATGTAGTGTCGTACGCAACAGGACGACGAGTCCAGTCACGTCCAGCGCGACGCCTGCACCGCAAGTCTGCCGGCCGGAACGTGCATTCTGGTAGCCCCCTAGCTGCACGCGAGCACGACGGTGATCTGGCGACACGTCAGATCTGACGGCGCTGAACAGTGGCATGCTCGGCGAGTACTGTAGCGTGTGCAGCTGCCAGCTGTCTGGTGCGCGCACAGTGCACCTAGAAATCGTTCACGCTCGAGCTCGAATggccatggccttgtttagttcacctcaaaaagttttcaagattcccgtcacatcgaatcttgcggcacatgcacgaagtattaaatatagacgaaagcaaaaactaattacacagtttatctgtaaatcacgagacgaatcttttgatcctagttagtccataattagataatactaggtagcgtgcccgtgcgttgctacgggatagctaacattttttatttaaaatatatgaatcgcacaataagataataatattataataaaacTTAAATACCAACTATAAAGTTACATTTAACTTAAAGAAGCAAAGTTCGTGAAATCAAACACAGTCACGGAGAACACGACGTTATAGGTTCACAAATTCTACTTCATAGACCTTTTCGTGATACGACCAAGATAATGTTTAATATCGGCAGGAAAAAATCTTCGATATCCATTTCTTTCGTGCGCTAGTAAATCCACAAATAAGTTCTGCCGCATCTCCGTGTCATGCTATCCACAAATAAAGTTCACGGTGATGCCATCCTATCCAGGGTTGAATGGATTTAGTAACTgcatgagaaaaaaaaattagctAACGCACCAGTACTGAACTTGGAACTGTTATTTAGCTCTACGAGCTGCTGTTACATAGGTCGGTTTGCTCTAGACAAATATACTTAATTGTAATCTAAAGAATAACATAGGTTGGGTTTAGGTGCTCGGTTTTGCAAAACAGGAAGGGAAGAGAAGGGATTAGCACACCAGGGGGACATCGACGTGGATGCTAGTGGTCGGCGAGAACCGGGATCCATGAGCGATGGCTTGGCATTGATCCTCGATGGCGGCATGGTAGCGGACCTTGGTGGCGGCGTTCCGGCTCCCTGGTAGTATGGTCACGTCTGAAAAGATACTACAATAATGTGAAGCACATAATAGCTTTATTGCATGTTTTAGAATTGGCACAGTGACCCCAGCTCGGTATTTAGATAGGACTTAAAACTCAAGTAGTCATTCAGTCAAAAAAGAAAGTAAGAGGAAAATAAATGTATATACATTACTGATATTATTTCACCAATGCATGCATGAAAAtgcaaaaaaataataattgacCAGCAAGTGTTGCTTCTATTTTAAGAGAATTGTAAGCCAAATACTTCACAAATGAAACTGAACATACTTCTTAAGCATCATGAGCTCTTCCCCCATAAGCATGACCTCTCTCTCCAAAT contains:
- the LOC8058752 gene encoding flavin-containing monooxygenase FMO GS-OX-like 2, coding for MPSTAPLRFAVVGAGAAGLAASRELRREGHTPVVFERAAAVGGTWLYTPPAPLGAAATHKNSGSSSLYASLRTNVPREAMGFLDFPFAAAGCRCQDPRRFPGHEEVLRYLEAFARRFDLLRLVRFETEVVRVRRGSDDGRWAVTSRKLGEKGSGAGEDDQEEFYDAVVVCNGHYTAPRIADILGVDAWPGKQMHSYSYRVPEPFLDQVVIIVGASASAFDISRDIACVAKEVHVADRSAPPPTCEKQPGYDNLWLHSMVDHAREDGSVVFRDGSSIRADVIMHCTGYLFDFPFLGDDSTITVDDNHVNPLYKHVFPPEVAPQLSFIGLPLKAIPFPLVELQSKWVAGVLSGWIKLPSKEEMMEDVKAFYSKLEARGWPKRYTHNLSHCQFEYDDWLAEQCGHPPIEEWRKQMFTINLKNKIARPESFRDEWDDYHLVAEANEDFKKFL